One part of the Mariniflexile litorale genome encodes these proteins:
- the lepA gene encoding translation elongation factor 4 produces the protein MKNIRNFCIIAHIDHGKSTLADRLLDFTGTVTEREKQNQLLDSMDLERERGITIKSHAIQMDYTYKGEKYVLNLIDTPGHVDFSYEVSRSIAACEGALLIVDAAQSIQAQTISNLYLALENDLEIIPVLNKVDLPSANPEEVTDDIVDLLGCKPEEVIHASGKTGLGIENILAAIIERVPAPKGDPNAPLQALIFDSVYNTFRGIETYFRVFNGEIKKGQKIKFVATEKEYYADEVGTLKLTQVAKQSVKTGDVGYLITGIKTAKEVKVGDTITDFANPTTNIVEGFEDVKPMVFAGIYPVDTEDYEELRSSMEKLQLNDASLVFLPESSAALGFGFRCGFLGMLHMEIIQERLEREFDMTVITTVPNVSYHAFTNKNPNEAFIVNNPSDLPDPSTVNRVEEPYIKATIITKSDFIGNVMSLCIEKRGIVTNQTYLTTERVELTFEMPLAEIVFDFYDRLKTVSKGYASFDYHPIGMKTSKLVRLDILLNAQPVDALSALIHADNAQNIGKKMCEKLRELIPRQQFDIPIQAAIGAKIISRETIKALRKDVTAKCYGGDISRKRKLLEKQKKGKKRMRQVGNVEIPQEAFMAVLKLND, from the coding sequence ATGAAGAATATTAGAAACTTTTGCATAATTGCACATATAGATCACGGTAAGAGTACACTTGCAGACCGTTTGTTGGATTTTACTGGAACAGTAACCGAACGTGAAAAACAAAACCAATTACTTGATAGTATGGACTTGGAACGCGAACGTGGTATTACCATCAAGTCGCACGCCATCCAAATGGATTATACCTACAAAGGCGAGAAATATGTTTTAAATCTTATAGATACTCCTGGTCACGTCGATTTTTCTTATGAAGTATCTCGGTCTATTGCTGCATGTGAAGGCGCATTACTTATTGTTGATGCAGCACAAAGCATACAAGCACAAACCATTTCTAATTTATATTTAGCTTTAGAAAACGATTTAGAAATTATTCCAGTTCTTAATAAAGTCGATTTACCAAGTGCTAACCCAGAAGAAGTAACCGACGATATTGTCGATTTATTAGGTTGTAAACCAGAGGAAGTTATTCACGCCAGCGGAAAAACTGGCTTAGGAATCGAAAATATCTTAGCTGCTATTATAGAGCGTGTTCCAGCACCAAAAGGAGACCCAAATGCACCATTACAAGCTTTAATTTTTGATTCTGTTTACAACACCTTTAGAGGAATTGAAACATATTTTAGAGTTTTTAACGGAGAAATAAAAAAAGGTCAGAAAATAAAATTTGTTGCAACCGAAAAAGAATATTATGCCGATGAGGTTGGTACCTTAAAATTAACCCAAGTTGCAAAACAAAGTGTTAAAACAGGTGATGTTGGCTATTTAATTACAGGAATAAAAACGGCTAAAGAAGTAAAAGTAGGCGATACCATTACCGATTTTGCAAATCCTACAACCAATATTGTTGAAGGTTTTGAAGATGTAAAACCCATGGTATTTGCAGGTATTTACCCTGTTGATACCGAAGATTACGAAGAACTCCGTAGTTCCATGGAAAAATTGCAATTAAACGATGCATCTTTAGTGTTTCTTCCTGAAAGTTCGGCTGCATTAGGTTTTGGTTTCCGTTGTGGTTTCTTAGGCATGCTTCATATGGAAATTATCCAAGAACGTTTAGAACGTGAGTTTGATATGACCGTAATTACAACGGTGCCCAATGTTTCTTACCATGCATTTACAAACAAAAACCCTAACGAAGCATTTATTGTAAATAACCCATCAGACTTACCAGACCCTTCAACCGTGAATCGTGTTGAAGAGCCTTATATAAAAGCGACTATCATTACTAAATCTGATTTTATTGGTAACGTGATGTCTTTATGTATTGAAAAAAGAGGTATTGTAACCAATCAAACCTATTTAACAACAGAACGCGTTGAGTTAACATTTGAAATGCCCTTAGCCGAAATTGTATTTGATTTTTACGATCGTTTAAAAACTGTTTCAAAAGGCTATGCATCGTTTGATTATCATCCTATTGGTATGAAAACATCCAAGCTAGTTCGTTTAGATATTTTATTAAATGCACAACCTGTTGATGCGCTTTCAGCTTTAATTCATGCTGATAATGCTCAAAATATAGGTAAAAAAATGTGCGAAAAATTAAGAGAGTTAATTCCACGTCAACAATTCGATATTCCAATTCAAGCTGCCATTGGAGCAAAAATCATTTCTCGTGAAACCATTAAAGCGCTTCGTAAAGATGTGACAGCCAAATGTTACGGTGGTGATATTTCTCGTAAACGTAAACTTTTGGAAAAACAGAAAAAAGGAAAGAAACGAATGCGTCAAGTTGGTAATGTAGAAATTCCTCAAGAAGCATTTATGGCTGTTTTAAAATTGAACGATTAA
- the mce gene encoding methylmalonyl-CoA epimerase: protein MNKIEHIGIAVKNLETSNELFSKLFGSPSYKTETVESEGVKTSFFKLGNNKIELLEAINEDSPIAKFINTKGEGIHHIAFDVDDMEIEIKRLTTEGFVVLNEKPKKGADNKLVVFLHPKTTNGVLIELCQEICLKE from the coding sequence ATGAATAAAATTGAACACATAGGAATTGCGGTTAAAAATCTAGAGACTTCTAATGAATTGTTTTCCAAACTTTTTGGATCCCCAAGTTATAAAACCGAAACAGTAGAAAGCGAAGGTGTAAAAACATCTTTTTTTAAATTAGGAAACAATAAAATAGAACTTTTAGAAGCAATAAATGAAGATAGTCCTATAGCAAAGTTTATTAATACAAAGGGAGAAGGTATTCATCACATTGCTTTTGATGTAGATGATATGGAAATTGAAATAAAAAGATTAACTACTGAAGGGTTTGTTGTTTTAAACGAAAAACCTAAAAAAGGAGCTGATAATAAGCTAGTTGTTTTCTTGCATCCTAAAACCACAAATGGTGTTCTTATTGAGTTGTGTCAAGAAATTTGTTTAAAAGAATAA
- a CDS encoding beta-ketoacyl-ACP synthase III: protein MGKISAAITAVGAYVPEYVLTNQILETLVDTNDEWITSRTGIKERRILKDEGKGTSYLAIKAAQDLINKTGIDPKTIELVIVATATPDMKAASTASFTATEIGATNAFSFDMDAACSSFLYGMSVAASYIESGRYKNVLLIGADKMSSIINYTDRATCIIFGDGAGAVLFEPNEEGLGLQDEYLRSDGSGREFLQATYGGSSFPITPEALEKGGQYAFQEGKTVFKNAVFNMADAAVKILERNNLTKEDVDWLAAHQANKRIIDATAQRIELEESKVMINIHKYGNTTSATLPLLLSDYESQLKKGDNVIFAAFGGGFNWGSIYLKWAYNSVN, encoded by the coding sequence ATGGGAAAAATCTCAGCAGCAATAACCGCTGTTGGTGCATATGTGCCAGAATACGTATTAACCAATCAAATTCTTGAAACATTGGTTGATACTAATGATGAATGGATAACTTCCAGAACAGGAATAAAAGAACGTCGTATACTCAAAGACGAAGGAAAAGGAACTTCTTACCTAGCGATTAAAGCAGCACAAGACCTTATTAATAAAACTGGGATAGACCCAAAAACGATTGAACTTGTTATTGTTGCAACCGCAACACCAGATATGAAAGCGGCTTCCACAGCTTCTTTTACTGCTACTGAAATAGGTGCGACAAATGCATTTTCATTTGACATGGACGCAGCTTGCTCTAGTTTTTTATACGGTATGTCTGTTGCAGCTAGTTATATAGAGTCAGGTCGTTATAAAAATGTATTATTAATTGGCGCTGATAAAATGTCTTCAATAATTAATTATACAGATCGGGCCACTTGTATTATTTTTGGTGATGGAGCAGGTGCTGTTTTGTTTGAACCTAATGAAGAAGGTTTAGGTCTTCAAGACGAATACCTTAGAAGCGATGGTAGTGGTAGAGAGTTTTTACAAGCCACTTACGGTGGATCTTCTTTTCCAATAACACCGGAAGCTCTAGAAAAAGGAGGACAGTATGCTTTTCAAGAAGGAAAAACGGTATTTAAAAACGCCGTGTTTAATATGGCAGATGCTGCTGTTAAAATATTAGAACGTAATAATTTAACCAAAGAAGATGTCGATTGGTTGGCTGCACATCAAGCAAATAAGCGTATTATTGATGCAACTGCTCAACGTATCGAATTAGAAGAATCGAAAGTGATGATTAATATTCATAAGTATGGTAATACAACATCAGCGACGTTACCATTACTATTAAGTGATTATGAATCGCAACTTAAAAAAGGAGATAATGTAATTTTTGCCGCTTTTGGAGGCGGATTTAATTGGGGATCCATTTATTTAAAATGGGCATATAATTCAGTAAACTAA
- a CDS encoding TonB-dependent receptor plug domain-containing protein — translation MSIFFNDLAKQLLRSLLIGVTTTTLLHAQEKKSIPSIEKIYVHTDRSCYTLGESLWYKAYSVYAYSNLLFNESNLLYVELVSPDSKIIASNKTRLEEGLGHGDFKLTDSTGVKAGIYQLRAYTNFSRNFGTDFVFKKDIEIIDVFENSASNNNESNKPKPVVNNTVENTQNTFKVQFFPEGGSLINEVESTVAFKAVDANEQPIDLKGKIFDSEGALVALFISQHDGMGKFPFKPIKGKQYRAEATTSNGELIEVMLPNIQETGYLLSFKKINEKEVITIKTNQETLLQEPNAPLTLIGTSRGISYFEGTQPLTETTLSFQLPKNDFPEGITQLTLYGANLKPQSERLIFIEKEHDLELNIITDKKTYEPNEKVTVTVSSKTKTGQVVPASFSLSSTDTNGVKDEKDYGINISSYFLMESDIRGQVHNPSYYFDDSNPNRLDHLDLLLLTQGWRDFIWKTMPQENDSIHYNIEKNFTISGRVKQLLGNKPKANSNVTLAIVNKKGFNIFNTVTNSEGGFKFDDLSFFGETNIFLNSRNEKGNNNGEIIMYSTKKNIPLETDFKKTNFIFNKTTNTIKENIYKKYVMNGIAPENMLDEIEIIGKKKEKGTPSLYGNADNTFIIDDKTQHFTDIYQLIQFSLPGVMAIGGNIGFSRFGGRPAYIMIDGVEWDQADLRGISTDDVAKIEAFKGPSTAIFGSRGANGVIIIYTKDGFVNNKPKKKYHSITKTLDGYYDARYFYSPNPEKLNLDFDNKLTVRNTLYWNPYIHPDETGISQATYYNSKVETTVKVSLEGITATGIPVVLKTHYSIKSN, via the coding sequence ATGTCTATTTTTTTTAATGATCTGGCTAAGCAACTATTAAGGAGTCTTTTAATAGGTGTTACCACAACAACTTTATTACATGCTCAAGAGAAAAAATCAATTCCAAGTATAGAAAAAATATATGTTCATACCGACAGGTCTTGTTATACGCTAGGCGAATCATTATGGTATAAAGCATATTCGGTTTATGCCTATAGTAATTTGCTTTTTAATGAAAGCAATCTTTTATATGTTGAGTTAGTTTCACCTGACTCTAAAATAATTGCAAGTAACAAAACAAGGTTAGAAGAAGGTTTGGGTCATGGTGATTTTAAATTAACCGATTCTACAGGGGTGAAAGCAGGTATTTATCAATTAAGAGCCTACACAAATTTTAGCAGAAACTTTGGAACCGATTTTGTTTTTAAAAAAGATATTGAAATTATTGATGTTTTTGAAAACAGTGCATCTAACAACAACGAATCGAACAAACCAAAACCAGTTGTAAACAATACAGTCGAAAACACCCAAAACACATTTAAAGTACAATTTTTTCCTGAAGGGGGTTCTCTTATAAATGAAGTTGAAAGTACTGTGGCTTTTAAAGCTGTAGATGCAAATGAACAACCTATAGATCTAAAGGGTAAAATTTTTGATTCTGAAGGTGCTCTAGTGGCATTGTTTATAAGTCAACATGATGGTATGGGAAAATTTCCATTTAAACCCATTAAAGGGAAACAGTATCGTGCTGAAGCTACTACTTCCAACGGAGAGTTAATAGAAGTAATGCTTCCTAATATACAGGAAACGGGTTATTTGTTAAGTTTCAAAAAAATTAATGAAAAGGAAGTGATAACAATAAAAACAAATCAAGAAACCTTATTACAAGAACCTAATGCCCCTCTTACTTTAATTGGTACATCAAGAGGTATTTCTTATTTTGAAGGCACGCAACCATTAACAGAAACTACATTATCCTTTCAGTTACCTAAAAATGATTTTCCAGAAGGTATTACTCAGCTAACCTTATACGGTGCCAATTTAAAACCGCAAAGTGAACGGTTAATATTTATTGAAAAGGAACATGATTTAGAGTTAAATATAATTACCGACAAAAAAACGTATGAGCCTAACGAGAAGGTTACCGTTACTGTATCATCTAAAACGAAAACAGGTCAAGTCGTGCCAGCTAGCTTTTCATTAAGTTCAACAGACACTAATGGTGTAAAGGATGAGAAAGATTATGGGATCAATATTAGTTCATATTTTTTAATGGAATCAGATATTAGAGGGCAAGTACACAATCCGAGTTACTATTTTGATGACAGTAACCCTAACCGATTGGATCATTTAGATTTATTGCTTTTAACACAAGGATGGAGAGATTTTATATGGAAAACAATGCCTCAAGAAAATGATAGTATTCATTATAATATTGAAAAAAACTTTACTATTTCAGGACGTGTAAAACAGCTTTTAGGTAATAAACCTAAGGCGAATAGTAATGTAACCTTGGCTATAGTAAATAAAAAAGGTTTCAATATTTTTAACACTGTCACGAATTCTGAAGGAGGTTTTAAGTTTGATGACCTTTCGTTTTTTGGAGAAACGAATATATTTTTAAATTCTAGAAATGAAAAAGGAAATAATAATGGAGAAATTATAATGTATTCGACTAAAAAAAATATTCCTTTAGAAACAGATTTTAAAAAAACTAATTTTATTTTCAATAAAACAACAAACACCATAAAGGAAAATATATATAAAAAATATGTGATGAATGGTATTGCGCCAGAAAACATGTTGGATGAAATTGAAATAATTGGAAAAAAGAAAGAAAAAGGAACACCAAGCTTATATGGAAATGCAGATAATACTTTTATAATTGATGATAAAACACAGCATTTTACAGATATATATCAATTAATACAGTTTTCCTTACCAGGTGTAATGGCTATTGGAGGCAATATAGGCTTTAGTAGATTTGGAGGACGTCCAGCTTACATAATGATTGATGGTGTAGAATGGGATCAAGCCGATTTAAGAGGTATAAGTACCGATGATGTAGCAAAAATAGAAGCTTTTAAAGGTCCTAGCACGGCTATATTTGGTTCAAGAGGCGCTAATGGTGTTATTATAATTTACACTAAAGATGGTTTTGTTAATAATAAGCCTAAAAAAAAATATCATTCAATAACAAAGACATTAGATGGTTATTATGATGCCCGTTACTTTTATTCGCCAAATCCAGAAAAGCTAAATTTAGATTTTGATAATAAATTGACTGTTCGTAATACGCTATACTGGAACCCTTACATACATCCAGACGAAACAGGTATCTCACAAGCAACTTATTATAACAGTAAGGTTGAAACGACTGTGAAAGTAAGTTTAGAAGGAATAACAGCAACAGGTATTCCTGTTGTGTTAAAAACGCATTACAGTATTAAAAGTAATTAA
- the pdxA gene encoding 4-hydroxythreonine-4-phosphate dehydrogenase PdxA, protein MKKSENIVVGISIGDLNGIGGEIVLKTFEDSRMLEFCTPVIFASAKVMSFFKSHFKSEINFNSINHLNQLVFGKVNVFNCWNEPVNIEFGKEDIKIGSYAIKSLQAATKALKDNHIDVLVTAPINKHNIQSEDFKFPGHTDYLAQQLEGESLMFMVTDSLRVGLLTDHVPVKDIIVNLTEALIVKKINAVYNSLLKDFNIVRPKIAVLGINPHTGDNGVIGNEDDTILRPTLQKIKEEGKLVYGPYAADSFFGSNNYKNFDAIVATYHDQGLIPFKTLSFGQGVNFTAGLNKIRTSPDHGTAYEIAGKGEADENSFKEAVFAAIQIFNNRSDYEGLTLNPLKKSNQKM, encoded by the coding sequence ATGAAGAAATCGGAAAATATAGTAGTTGGCATATCAATAGGTGACTTAAATGGCATTGGTGGAGAAATTGTATTAAAAACATTTGAAGATTCTAGAATGTTAGAATTTTGTACACCTGTAATTTTTGCTTCGGCAAAAGTCATGAGTTTTTTTAAATCACACTTTAAGTCAGAAATCAATTTCAATAGTATAAATCACCTCAATCAATTAGTTTTTGGAAAGGTTAACGTATTTAATTGTTGGAATGAACCTGTAAACATTGAATTTGGAAAAGAAGACATTAAGATAGGTAGTTATGCTATCAAGTCGTTGCAAGCAGCAACAAAAGCACTTAAAGACAATCATATAGATGTTTTGGTAACGGCCCCTATAAATAAGCATAATATACAATCTGAAGATTTTAAATTTCCAGGTCATACCGATTATTTGGCACAACAGTTAGAAGGGGAAAGCCTGATGTTTATGGTAACCGATTCATTAAGAGTTGGTTTACTAACAGACCATGTTCCAGTAAAAGATATTATAGTGAACTTGACGGAAGCATTAATAGTTAAAAAAATAAATGCTGTTTACAACTCTCTATTAAAAGACTTTAATATTGTAAGACCAAAAATTGCCGTTTTAGGTATTAATCCGCACACGGGAGATAATGGTGTAATAGGTAACGAAGATGACACTATTTTACGTCCAACACTTCAAAAAATAAAAGAAGAAGGTAAATTAGTTTATGGGCCTTATGCTGCCGATAGTTTTTTTGGTTCTAATAATTATAAAAATTTTGATGCCATAGTAGCCACTTATCACGATCAAGGTTTGATACCTTTTAAAACATTATCATTTGGTCAAGGGGTTAATTTTACGGCAGGATTAAATAAAATTAGAACTTCGCCAGACCACGGAACTGCCTATGAAATTGCAGGAAAAGGAGAGGCCGACGAGAATTCTTTTAAAGAAGCCGTTTTTGCTGCCATACAAATATTTAATAACAGATCTGATTATGAGGGACTTACATTAAATCCTTTAAAAAAATCAAATCAAAAGATGTAA
- a CDS encoding DUF177 domain-containing protein, with product MKALKEFTIPFVGLKLGKHHFEYKIEKAFFEYFEYEEFNDVNIDVHLVLDKKSTLLELNFKISGFVNVNCDLTNEPYNQIINNEFDLVVKFGDEYNDELEDILIVPHGTYEVNIQQYIYELIVLSVPIKRIHPGVEDGTLDSDILDKLEELSPKLKEEKETEEETDPRWNTLKKLLTDK from the coding sequence ATGAAGGCATTAAAAGAGTTTACAATTCCATTTGTAGGGTTAAAGCTAGGAAAACACCATTTTGAGTATAAAATAGAGAAAGCGTTCTTTGAATATTTTGAGTATGAAGAGTTTAACGATGTAAATATTGACGTACATCTTGTATTAGATAAAAAGTCAACTTTATTAGAATTAAACTTTAAAATTTCAGGATTTGTAAATGTTAATTGCGATTTAACAAACGAACCTTATAATCAAATCATAAATAATGAGTTTGATTTGGTGGTGAAATTTGGAGATGAATACAATGACGAGTTAGAAGATATTCTTATTGTGCCTCACGGGACATACGAAGTTAATATTCAACAATACATTTACGAATTAATTGTACTTTCTGTACCAATTAAACGCATACATCCAGGAGTTGAAGATGGAACTTTAGATTCTGATATACTTGATAAACTAGAAGAATTAAGCCCAAAGCTTAAAGAAGAAAAAGAAACTGAAGAGGAAACCGATCCTCGTTGGAATACATTAAAGAAACTATTAACGGATAAATAA
- the dusB gene encoding tRNA dihydrouridine synthase DusB has product MVKIHNIELPDFPLLLAPMEDVSDPPFRALCKEQGADVVYTEFVSSEGLIRNAAKSVMKLDIYEKERPVGIQIFGANLESMLQTIDIVAESKPDIIDINFGCPVKKVVSKGAGAGILKDVCLMEQLTAEMVKRTNIPITVKTRLGWDHDSIRILEVAERLQDVGCKAIAIHGRTRAQMYKGNADWKPIADVKNNPRMHIPVFGNGDVDTPEKAMEMRDVYGLDGCMIGRASIGNPWFFKQVKHFFSTGEHLAPISIEERVEAARRHLQMAIDWKGEILGVFETRRHYTNYFKNIPHFKELRMKMVTSDRSEDVFAAFDEVQDQFANYQFIE; this is encoded by the coding sequence GTGGTAAAAATACACAATATAGAACTTCCCGATTTCCCATTGCTTCTGGCACCCATGGAAGATGTTAGCGACCCACCATTTCGTGCTTTATGCAAGGAACAAGGTGCTGATGTTGTATATACCGAATTCGTATCAAGCGAAGGTTTAATTCGTAACGCCGCCAAAAGCGTTATGAAGTTAGATATTTATGAAAAAGAGCGACCTGTAGGCATTCAAATATTTGGAGCCAATTTAGAAAGCATGCTGCAAACCATTGATATTGTAGCAGAATCTAAACCAGACATCATCGATATTAATTTTGGTTGCCCCGTAAAAAAAGTAGTAAGTAAAGGGGCGGGTGCAGGCATTTTAAAAGATGTTTGCCTTATGGAGCAACTTACCGCCGAAATGGTAAAACGCACCAACATACCTATAACAGTTAAAACCCGTTTGGGTTGGGATCACGATTCCATAAGAATCCTTGAAGTTGCCGAACGCTTACAAGATGTGGGATGTAAAGCCATTGCCATTCATGGACGCACCCGTGCACAAATGTATAAGGGAAATGCCGACTGGAAACCTATTGCCGATGTTAAAAACAACCCACGTATGCATATTCCCGTATTTGGGAATGGGGATGTAGATACGCCAGAAAAAGCCATGGAAATGCGCGATGTTTATGGTTTAGATGGCTGTATGATAGGGCGTGCGAGCATTGGCAACCCTTGGTTTTTTAAGCAAGTAAAACACTTCTTTTCAACAGGCGAACATTTAGCGCCTATTTCTATTGAAGAACGTGTTGAGGCAGCGCGCCGCCATTTACAAATGGCTATCGATTGGAAAGGGGAAATTTTGGGTGTTTTCGAAACCCGTCGCCATTACACCAATTACTTTAAAAACATTCCGCATTTTAAAGAATTAAGAATGAAAATGGTAACCAGCGACCGCTCCGAAGATGTTTTTGCAGCATTTGATGAGGTACAGGATCAATTTGCCAATTATCAATTTATAGAGTAG
- a CDS encoding ABC transporter permease: MNFSLYIAKRYLRSKSSNNAINFITIIAVIGVILGSASLFIVLSGFSGLKDFTLQFSSIIDPDLKAETAVGKSFILTDDNISELNKLNDIAQYAKIIEERVIIESQDKNTIATIKGVDEHYENVVNFDTVIEHGTWIEQKSRQIVVGWGIANNLSLGIIDYTSPIKVYVPKPGKGQITSTKNAFNSINVMNVGVFFINEKLNDTYIFAPIDLAKNLLNYEPNQISAIEFKLKEGIDEALAKKHIQAILGDKVIVKNRAQLNDALYKMLNTENLAVYLIFTLVLIIAFFNVIGSLIMMMLDKKRSLNTLFNIGVTVRDIRRIFFYQGSLMGVVGGFIGLLISLIIVFLQKTFSLVMITPSLAYPVNIKIENLFIVFITISVLGIIASKIASVRITKPLVEEH, translated from the coding sequence TTGAACTTCTCTTTATATATAGCAAAACGTTATTTACGATCAAAAAGCAGTAATAATGCTATTAATTTTATTACCATAATAGCTGTTATTGGTGTTATTTTAGGCTCTGCATCCTTATTTATCGTGCTTTCTGGTTTTTCGGGTTTAAAAGATTTTACCCTTCAATTTTCTAGTATTATAGACCCTGATTTGAAAGCTGAAACAGCGGTAGGAAAATCGTTTATTTTAACCGATGATAATATAAGCGAACTTAATAAGTTAAACGACATTGCCCAATACGCTAAAATTATTGAAGAACGCGTTATCATTGAATCACAAGATAAAAATACCATTGCTACTATTAAAGGTGTTGATGAACACTATGAAAACGTAGTTAATTTTGATACCGTTATAGAACATGGTACTTGGATAGAACAAAAATCCCGACAAATAGTCGTTGGATGGGGAATTGCTAACAACCTCTCATTGGGAATTATAGATTATACAAGTCCTATAAAAGTCTATGTCCCAAAACCAGGAAAAGGACAAATAACCTCTACAAAAAATGCATTTAATAGCATTAACGTCATGAATGTAGGGGTGTTTTTTATTAATGAAAAACTAAACGACACCTATATTTTTGCTCCTATAGATTTGGCTAAAAACTTATTAAATTACGAACCGAACCAAATAAGTGCTATAGAATTTAAGCTTAAAGAAGGTATCGATGAGGCCCTTGCGAAAAAGCACATTCAAGCTATTTTAGGTGATAAGGTTATTGTAAAAAACAGGGCACAATTAAACGACGCTCTTTATAAAATGCTTAATACCGAAAATTTAGCGGTTTACTTAATATTTACACTGGTTTTAATTATTGCCTTTTTTAATGTTATAGGCTCCTTAATTATGATGATGCTGGATAAAAAACGAAGTCTTAATACCTTATTCAATATAGGAGTGACAGTAAGAGATATTCGCCGTATTTTCTTTTACCAAGGGAGTTTAATGGGTGTTGTAGGCGGTTTTATAGGCTTACTAATTAGCCTTATTATTGTTTTTCTTCAAAAAACATTTTCGTTGGTTATGATAACCCCTTCGCTGGCTTACCCTGTAAATATTAAAATTGAAAATTTATTTATTGTGTTTATAACTATTTCGGTTTTAGGCATCATTGCTTCAAAAATAGCATCGGTAAGAATTACAAAACCTTTGGTTGAAGAACATTAA
- the rpmF gene encoding 50S ribosomal protein L32 → MAHPKRKISRTRRDKRRTHYKATAPQIATCPTTGEAHLYHRAHWHEGKLYYRGQVLIDNSEAVENVA, encoded by the coding sequence ATGGCACATCCTAAGAGAAAAATCTCGAGAACAAGAAGAGATAAAAGAAGAACACATTATAAAGCAACTGCGCCACAGATTGCTACTTGCCCAACAACAGGTGAAGCACATTTGTATCACAGAGCACACTGGCATGAAGGAAAACTATATTACAGAGGTCAAGTGTTAATTGACAACTCTGAAGCTGTAGAAAACGTAGCATAA
- a CDS encoding riboflavin synthase: MFTGIIEDIGTISNLKTELDNLHITLTSTITHELKIDQSVAHNGVCLTVVDINDKEYTVTAIKETLNKTNLGTLKIGNQVNLERAMKLGDRLDGHIVQGHVDQTAICTNIEEANGSWIFTFNYNTSLNNITIEKGSITINGTSLTVVNSKKDSFSVAIIPYTYNNTNFKTFKEGTIVNLEFDVLGKYVSKLLELQNI, from the coding sequence ATGTTTACTGGAATAATTGAAGATATAGGCACCATTTCAAATTTAAAAACAGAATTAGATAATCTCCATATTACTCTAACAAGCACCATTACACATGAATTAAAGATAGATCAAAGTGTAGCGCATAATGGCGTTTGCTTAACGGTAGTTGATATTAATGATAAAGAATACACCGTTACTGCTATAAAAGAAACGCTAAACAAAACCAATTTAGGCACACTTAAAATTGGTAACCAAGTAAACTTAGAACGCGCTATGAAATTAGGTGACAGACTGGATGGACATATTGTACAAGGCCATGTAGACCAAACGGCAATTTGCACGAATATTGAAGAAGCTAACGGAAGTTGGATCTTTACTTTTAATTACAATACCTCTCTTAATAATATTACCATTGAAAAGGGCTCGATAACTATTAATGGAACGAGTTTAACGGTTGTAAACTCTAAAAAAGATAGCTTTAGTGTTGCTATAATACCTTATACTTATAATAACACCAACTTTAAGACCTTTAAAGAAGGTACTATAGTAAATTTAGAATTTGATGTTTTAGGAAAATATGTCTCTAAACTTTTAGAGCTTCAAAATATTTAA
- the rbfA gene encoding 30S ribosome-binding factor RbfA — protein sequence MSNVEESQRQKKIGSVLQRDLVEVLQGAATQGGLHGILISVSKVKVTVDLSVAKVYLSIFPNDKAKELLIGIKSNTPLIRHELAQRTKNQLRRMPNLEFFIDDSLEYIDQIDQSLKGQENPIKDPTILDKRKKS from the coding sequence ATGAGCAACGTGGAGGAAAGTCAAAGACAGAAAAAAATAGGATCGGTTTTACAACGCGATTTGGTTGAAGTGCTACAAGGTGCTGCCACTCAAGGTGGCTTACACGGTATACTAATATCAGTGTCTAAAGTTAAAGTAACGGTAGATTTATCGGTTGCTAAAGTATATTTAAGTATTTTTCCTAACGATAAAGCAAAAGAATTATTAATTGGAATAAAGTCGAACACGCCATTAATTAGACACGAATTGGCGCAACGTACCAAAAATCAACTACGTCGTATGCCTAATTTAGAGTTTTTTATAGACGACTCTTTAGAATATATTGACCAAATTGATCAATCTTTAAAGGGACAAGAAAACCCTATTAAAGACCCAACTATTTTAGACAAAAGGAAAAAATCTTAA